The DNA window atgcctggtacatttgtttggacaaatataatgataacaacaaaaatagctgataagagtttaatttaagagctgatatctagacatttaacatggttttattgataagaaccaaaatcattatcaagaaaaccatagaagatgtctagatatcagctggtATTGTATCACCAGTGAAACTTACAGCAGGTGCTCCTTGATTTTCGGGGCCATCCAGCAGCAGAAGACAAAGGTCTCCTGCACCCCGGTGGAGGTGAGGAACTCCAGGGTGTAGTCGATCATGGCTACATTACCCAGCGGCAGCAGAGCCTGTCAGCAGAGGAGAAGGGACACATGTCATAGACTGGAGACAACAGCTCATGAGTAACcgggtttattcattcatctgtcaccagtttatttatttcattttttactgtactcatttcaatcttcatatagtcttgtccctgatcttgtatgtactttaattgatgttgaatgtggtgtatgagaattgtggttgattgttcttaatgtatcatggtgctgccttcttggtcaggtcattcttgaaaaagagattttaatctcaatgaatttttacctggttaaataaaggatattgattgattgattgattgataaagtaAATACAGTAGAGTCATAGAGAAACGTCCCCAGGCTCTGTTAAACCAACCAAACTCAGATAAGAGGTTAGAAGTGTGGTGTTTGTCCCAGCTGCAGGTGTTTcatcagtgttgcagcagctctgtctctgtttacagCATGGGGCTAGCAGCTAGCATTAGCCGTTAGCCGTTAGCTTACCCTCGGCTGGTCCTTCGTCACCGGGAAAAACCTCCGGTTGAAGCTGTCAGCGACCAGCACAGCCTGGAGCGGCTGCTCCTCTTcatcctgctcctctcctccttttctaGCAGACAGGCCAGAGCCCGATCGGCTCTGTTTAGCTCCTCTACCGGCCATGTTTGTCTCAGTGCTGCTAACCCACTGTGTCGTCAGACTCAGACTCAATACGGCGGCTGCAGAGGGACAAACGGCTTCGCGTTTGTTGTATCCGTAGACTGTGTAGCCTTATGaagatgtcatatttggctgttttctgttTAATGGTCTTTTTTATTGATGACTTTGATTTTTATAAGACAATCACTGTACAGGAataaaattttagatttttttgtactACATCCACCCAACAAAAACAACTGCCCAAACATTCGAACATAGACAAAAATGTACAGCCACTGACAATTAATTGTAAATGGacagagtaaaaataataattatatatatatatatatatatatatatatatatatatgatttttatttttcaaatgctTGGTACAAacatacaatttattttctttttctttctaacATTTGTGAACTTGTTgtgaaaactgtattttgtcattgcaaaactaactaaaattatgtccttagttttcgtctttgtcaacttttttcacttATTGGgcctgagatggatcagacaaaggaaacatttgtgactttattgaatctggcacccaacaaataccccattacaaaaaaactaaaactaataaacactaaactaaaactaagcattttccaaaaaataaaaactaattaaaagttgcaaactcactctaaaaactcattaaaactaactgaatttgaaaacaaaaactgacaataaaattaaaactaaaattatttaaaaatataaaactatatcATAACCTTGGGGGGactgaaaatatgaataatatttgACTAGAAACATgttagtgttttattattagccAAGTATTTTAACAATGGTGAGCTTTACCATCACTAATTGACACAGAAGTACaaaaaaactcaccaaaacatattttttcagaaGAACTTTATTGAGAAGAAGTCAGTTATTGAACATGTGAACCACCGTGTTTAACTTtaacagagacaaaacaacatCTGGTTGCTGCCGTCCAGAAGTTTAGACAACAACCTTCATTCACTGTCCTGTCAAAGATCAACACTTGTTCATTCAGTTCTCGGCCACAGAAACAGAAGCACTACTGCTGGTGCTTGCTAATCTTCTTGGCGTGCTCCAACACCGAGTCATAACGCAGAGTTTTGGACGTCCAGGACGCTGGTATTCCCTCAAGTCCAACCTGGGAGAATTAAAACAGCACATTTTATAATTCATCGCCCATAAAATACCTGGGTACCACGACATataaaagtcaagtcaaagtttatttctatagcacatttaaaaaccacctcagttgaccaaagtgctgtacagttattaaaatacaataaaaatcatacacaaatatagttataaataaaaacaatgaaaataataaaatactcgaaacagtaaaacaataaaatagtaataaaaaaatcaatctaaaaacagagttagggttaaaaaaagaaaagagtaaaaaaggttttttttaaaaagcccaggattcttgcctagctgggactgaacgccaagaagaataaataggtttttaatgatgttttaaagtgctcaacagactgtgcagctctgacctggagaggtaGGCACTAAATAtacgcacgacactttgctatgttattaatattattactattattattattatatatattattattatatatactgttgctgacattactattattattactatatactgtaatatactactattattattataccagccttatttattattactattattattataatatatttatatattatatatcatatcattttatttataattataattattttattttatattgttactatttatttattattacatattatatactatactattattacaattatataccgtctagtcaccatagcattgttgccatcatatcatcagtataattaccatcatcttgccaacctaccaacttatctgcttttttttttttttttttttttttttttaaacttgtgtccttgttctattctgtgtttttttctattgttgtttttatttatgctacctcagtatcttattctattgtattttattgtacttgaataccggactgctgtgacaaccgaatttcccttcggggatgaataaagtaatctatctatctatctatctaggaATATAATGGATGTGAGATAACAGTCGTACCTGCGCCCCGAGGCAGGCTCCGATGAAGGAGCCTCTGCTACAGGTGCATCCCCCACAGCTCATGGTGTCTCTGACAGCCTGCTGGTAGTGCTGAGCTGTCAGGACGCCGTGCAGCGCCGCCTGGAACGCACCTGGCAACCCtggaacaacagcagcaccacaCAGAAGCACATTCAGGCTGGCTACTAGATCAGCTACATATCTGTTTaccacagtggtggaatgtaactaagtacagttacttaagtactgtacacggcaaaaaaaaagataaaacagtaaatctgagggaaatgatcttgctgcatggacagataatttaccttgacaagatttattaaattaagattattaaatctagaaacaagcatgttgaacacttaaaataagaaatgaattcttaaaacaagataaattaaaggtgcaagcagtgatgaactggcccgagcagagtgacctgatgattatttggttcttaccaagataaaaaaaaatgttagatttttaagtgttagataatttatcttgttttaagagctaatttcttatttcaacatgcttatttctagattttacaatcttaatttaagaaataaagTACAACCAAGATATAAAAGAGGTTAACAGCAGCTTGGTGAGGATACCTCATGTGTTTGGAAACACAGCGGGGATGATCTCCTGAGGAGTCTTTGATAGATTCTCCTTCACCTGATGGATGTGTCCTGGAATCAATGACAAAATAAGATCAACTCACAGTTACTCAAATATATGTCATatgtcaaaaagacacaaaaaaattgctttttttgagctttactttatctttaGATGGAGGAATGTAGTaacagtagggctgcacaattaattgaattttaatcgtgatcacgattttggccgccacgattaaattaacctgatcgtcggcgatatttccattttaaaatgcgtctctcctgcagatctaatcaacactttctactccagtagtccaccaaccaccaggggcgGGGCCATGTTtcttccctgaaaaaagcctggttgctgatcggatagaacactaagcaggatgtgacgtagtacttaacgccacaacaacacacgccatttgtaaaagccggcgaagcagtgttgccaacgtttagcaacttttcagaccctcttagcgactatttttcaaaaaaaagacttttggagaccttttactcttcttaacgagccgcgggggccggaggctcgttaagagtaagaacgagtccaagcagcacagtcctcctgcagcagtctttcccagctgcagagccagaggggatgttaaccccttagcatccagtctgcaaattgctaacaggctaacagttagctctgtagcagtacagtgtgtatgtgctaacaggctaacagttagctctgtatcagtacagtgtgtatgtgctaacagttagctctgtagcagtacagtgtctatgtgctaacaggctaacagttagctctgtagcagtacagtgtgtatgtgctaacaggctaacagttagctctgtagcagtacagtgtgtatgtgctgctgctgcaggaggtgttcacttagtgatctctgtttgtttacaacaagcaccagacactaaaaactattgttattgtttgtttaaaagtagtgcaataaaaatacatgttttccctaacgtgattacaatattgatcaaaatactcgtgattatcattttggccataatcgtgtgTCTGTAGAAACAGTTACAACCATAGTGACTAGTCAGTATATGAAACTAAATGAGGAAGGATAAACCCTTTGATCATGTGACTCTGTCCCATGACTTCACATACCGATGATGGCTTTGTCCAGATCCTGAGGCTGCTTCCTGTTCGGGTCACTGAGCTGATCCAGCACAGAGTCCAAGGCTTTTGGATCAGGACCGTTCAGAATGTAATGCTCCAGGAACCTGGAAAATCAGTCAATATACCGTAAATATTCAGTTCTAGTTTGGGCTCTATCTGCACATAGTTTTATTTCACTacatatgtatgtttttatttaataagagagagagagagagagaatggtttatttgcacactgcaaattatttgtttcttaccaagataaaaaaaaaaccttagatttagaagtgttagataatttatcttgttttatttatttataattatctgtccatgcagcaagataatttagCTCAGATTTActggttttatctggtttttaaacacacattttttttctctgtttacatcttaccacattaggccttctgtattttttctattttattatatatttcatataccACACtatatctgcatatatttaactatatttattaattgatgttcataccactagatgcaacaacttatttaacctatttaacattctaaaatatattttcacaaaaaaatatatattctaataataaatgtcaaatagcaggaatgaatgtatataatgtgtatagaatgtatgtatatgcctttttttaaatatatatatatatatatatatatatatatatatatatattcttactctgtcttctatatctatgtataGAATATACATAAtagggtaatatttcgagaaaaaagttgcagatttacgagaaaaaagcagtttttttctcgcagattcaccactttaaatctcataaatctgcacattttttcctcatagatttgccactttaatcttgtaaacttatttctcaaaatattaccccccccccccccccgagtctgtatgttttttttacacattctggctgtatgtaatatcctccaatattctctagggttgaaatctggaatttgcaagtaattcaatgagtgtcctattaagggttaaggccttgattttaaaatgattggATTTTAGAAGTTTAAAGACTTTTTAGGGCCCCTGAGAAAGTTAAATTAGAGTAGTGGATCCAGATGGACTGACCTTGCAGCTGCTAGAGTCTCTGCCACACATGCATCGTTGTTCTGAGTGACTCTGACCGCCTGCTCGACCTTCTCCAGCATGTCTGGTTTTCCTGCATAGAAAGCGACTATAGGAGCCAGTCTGGTGATGCCATCGATCTGGCAGTCGTTCTCACAGCCTGTGGAGAACGAGACATTAGTCAGAGCTTTCCCTCAGTTATATCTTAGTGATTGTACTGTCATGACTCCAGGTGTACCCGTCTCCTCTTTGCCTGCGTCCACGTTCTTCAGGAAGCCCTTCAGACTGGCGTGTCTCCACGGTCCCTGGATGGGCAGCTGAGGTCTCGGCcctggtaataataataataactttatttatatagcacctttcaaaaacaagttacaaggtgctgtacaacagaaataaaacatatcaaatacattttactgacaacaaaataaaacaacaagaagaaattacattaaaaaaaatttaaaataaaaaatcaccaatcacaacaaggtaatcatacaacagtaataaaaggaaattaagagaaggccaATCGATAAAAGTGAGGTTTTTTTGGTACACACAAGGACAATCATCagtattaataaatgaaaagagTTGAATTCATTCTCTCTGCAGCGACATAAAGTTTCctacctcctctctctctgtacgGGTCGTTGATAGGCGTGTCGTACTCTGATCCGGGACCGAAGAATTTCAGTGTGCGCTGCTTCAGATCATCCACATTTAGCcctagattagattagattagattagattcattAGATTCAGGCTATTTtggcgataacgatattcttgacgatattacgaaatcgaaaatatgatttttttttttgtctgtataaataaataaaaatctaaaatgtagtgtgaagtgcaaatctcaacagttgccaaatacaaaaaaaatactcttgactcttgagtatgagcaaataatgaaaatatccatttaggggttccgggggcatattttaatcacattttgtaaaggagaataaaggttcttgtatgttttatttaaggcatcttattttgacagtcttcttgtaagttctgcggtggattctgttaacacaccgtgctcttattttgaaagctgcatgtgtttagcgacagaaagtaagtatttttttgtgattaaaacaactttaaccactacatcaagaagtcggaatgttgccaatatcatgatatgcattttttttaaccataaaaaaaatataccaatattatcgtgaactatacgatatggcacacccctattaCCTCCACATTCAGACAGGGACTCCAGCAGGACGAAGGCCTGGTCTCCGTAGCAGCTCTGCTGTCCCGTCTGCCTGGTGTAGAAAGGGTTGGCCGACTCGGAGTGGAACTCAGGGTTGGGATCCTGAGCCAGGATCCCCTGCAGCTTCTGCAGGTCGTAGACCCAGTGGAGGGGCTGCGCTGTGGGGGACGAGTCAGCATTTTATATTCATCACAACAAGAAGTTACTTGAAATCACAGGTGGGATGGAAATTTATGCAAATACTTTTGAGCTATTTTATTAGTTTGATTATTAtagtttattttgtatttatttttctgtccacTAGGGGCACTAAGCACCAGACCAAACAGGTATTTGGcactgttaacccattgaagcctggaaagcggatatgttgttttgtagtatttgtataagctctcaaatacctttttgaatttaatttctatctgctacagaggctgaaaaatctattatttagtagaagagttgacactttttttccagaatttccagaaaattagaggcttattttaactgccataactattatttatatcattatttgatatgtttggtttatatattcatttaatctATTATTCATGAATATTGAGTTGTGAATGTTAGAAGTAGGAACGAAAGTTCAGTTTGCGTTGCACTGGGACACTTTAATTTGCAACAGGTAATTAACAGGAGGCGACACATTTTTCCCTGATGTGATGAAAAGAAGTTTTCCCTGTATCGAgaagcaaatgtttttattttttatatttcgaACTGGATATTTTAAGTACTCATTTCCCTCTCGGTTATATGCGGCCAGCGAGGTATgtgtattactttttatttccttaataTATTTGTCTTTACTTTGCACTgtttatgtaaatgtatttatgtttaatacTGTCATACTATAGTTCGACGGTGGATTGTGATGACGACGAAGAAATAAAGCCATCAGTAATCAGAACCATGGTGTCGTTAATGTCCCGGAGGGAGTGatacttattttaaaatcgcccagcgatttttcaggcctcaatgggttaaaggtaGCAGGTGCTAGTGACAGGTAATGCACtatatctgcatatatttaactatatttattcattgatgttcacaccactacatgcaacaactatttaaacatatttaacatgctaaaatatattttctccaatgtgcaacatctgtaaaatgcaaagtactttcaggaaaagaaacaaacacaaaaaatatatatcaataataaatgccaaataactGTTATAATGTATagaatgtacactactggtcaaaagttttagaacaccccaacttttccaaaattttattgaaaatgatgcagtttaatgtctcagtgtactctgaaattaatgcatataacaaataaacatttgaaGTTAAAGGTCCTGGTACACACTAGGACAATCATCagtattaataaatgaaaagagTTGAATTCATAAAAGGTAGCAGGTGCTAGTGACAGGTAATGCACCAGAAGGAACACAGTTTTTTACCAGAGcaatgaaatgtttgtttactttgatctggaaattaaatgaaccaaaacatGAATCCTGTCTGGTAAATGGTCTTCTTTTTGCCTGAGTACATCCTAATAAAAGTGGTGCATCAGTGGCCTTCTGTGCAAGTTTTAAAAGTGAAAGAACTATTTAACAAATAGCCACTACaacttaacttaagtaaaatttgaGATTTGATTTCAGACCTTTACTTGAGTAGtctcattttatgacaaacttctactccactacacttcagagagaaatattgtattttttttactcaactacaatTATCTGAAAATGatagttattttaagattttacacaaaaaacatatgaagaTCTTCGAAAATGTGATgcattgtaaaaaaagaaaaaaaagaatagaaaaaaattgtttgtaatttaatcataaaatatttgttttgtaaagttttaattgaatatatgtattaaaaaagGGATTAGCAacttattgcattctgttttatttatgttttagacaaacTCACAACTCTTTAGGAGAAAAGCTGTATTTATAACCTGACAGGGGACATTTTAACTTTTGATGCTTTGAgcacattttttcacttttatttaagttataATTGCCATTCCAGGACTTTTACTAGAATTGAGTATTTTTACATtctggtatttgtacttttacttaggtaaaggatctgaatatacTTCCTCCAAAAAAGGTAAATCTAATGAAATCAAATGGTTAGAGAAGTATATAAAAGGTTCTTCAACATGTAAACCCACTGATAATGTGTATTACAACAGGGGACAGGACAAGGAAACTCCTTATTAGCCTTAAAGCATTTTACTGACTACATGAGATCAAATACACTCAACACCATGATAACTTTTATTACCTGCTGCATCTGCAACTGCTGATCCCACGACGGCTCCCATCGCTCTGTTGGCCAGAGCTGCAGCCATCTGGAAACAGGATCAAAGTGAtattggttatttattttttttataaatcttttTAGTGAAAAACCAATAGTAGTGACAATGACTTATCAGCACAGTTACAaaagatttttcttcttttttttcccccctaaacacacataaaccaaaGTATGAAGTATGACAAAAGAGGTTCCCAAACAGATTGAAATTTGTCTGAGCATCTTATTGCAAATCTAATCGTctccaaatgtaaaaacagcatTACATCTTTTAGCCACTGTGCTGCAGTGGGTGACATACTTGACTTTCAATTAAGTAAAATTTGTGCCAGCAAAGAAACAAATGCTATTATGTTGAGTTACTTCTTGGTCATGTTTGTTTCCTCATTTGGTACACCAAATAATGCTATCATTGCACAAGCTTGCAAAGTAACTCAACAGACTTTAGACAGTTGTGATATTGGTTATTAAGTTATAAATCATTGAGGTCACTTATCAAGAGGAAAATCCAAACACTCTCTTGTTCCATTTTCTCTGGTTTATTGATCTGATGCTTATGAGTTTTATATCGTTGTTTAGTGACtaatatatttggatttttggaCTGAACGAGACATTTGCAGATGCTAAATTGAGTTCTGAGGCATCTTTCACTACTCTATGACAGTTCACAGACCAATTAAGTtcacaatcaattaatcaaaagcagtggtggaaagtaactaagtacatttactcaagtacggtacttaagtacaattttgaggtacttgtacttcacttgagcatttccattttatgtaactttatacttctactccactacattttgggccaatgtgttggtttttctttgtttctttttggttcaaaatgttgatcaagtaagtcagaatgaaaataataatctggtcatataggtgaggttgtgctgaaaacaatgataccaacatggcatg is part of the Centropristis striata isolate RG_2023a ecotype Rhode Island chromosome 11, C.striata_1.0, whole genome shotgun sequence genome and encodes:
- the LOC131980430 gene encoding crystallin J1C-like, with translation MAAALANRAMGAVVGSAVADAAAQPLHWVYDLQKLQGILAQDPNPEFHSESANPFYTRQTGQQSCYGDQAFVLLESLSECGGLNVDDLKQRTLKFFGPGSEYDTPINDPYRERGGPRPQLPIQGPWRHASLKGFLKNVDAGKEETGCENDCQIDGITRLAPIVAFYAGKPDMLEKVEQAVRVTQNNDACVAETLAAARFLEHYILNGPDPKALDSVLDQLSDPNRKQPQDLDKAIIGHIHQVKENLSKTPQEIIPAVFPNTUGLPGAFQAALHGVLTAQHYQQAVRDTMSCGGCTCSRGSFIGACLGAQVGLEGIPASWTSKTLRYDSVLEHAKKISKHQQ